One Candidatus Omnitrophota bacterium DNA window includes the following coding sequences:
- a CDS encoding PIG-L family deacetylase encodes MVFSPHPDDETLACGGSISKAIKENKKVKVIFMTNGDAYPESASIWLKKKPQELTAEDYIVFGKERKKEALRAIKILGLKQKDAIFLNYPDNGLFSLWTQEEFPGKKKYSKRNLLNDIKNILSDYQPKIIYLPHPADNHKDHQATTLFVYLALKELKDADKNNSWIDSLEPYYYLVHRALNDNLFQVPARRQDIVDFKQQKLKALNQYHTQLTSDKEFLEGFIKDSELFWDVPKDKPVYLNNLETEWQGIAEYMRSKGYNVNFAPVVDVADNIENMNNPLVKKQRMYSQDPRVVSEVACAIISGMIKGKIIPVLKHFPGLGRVDDDTHLMLPKATVSDTELYKRDLFPFSELIKKYPGIWIMIDHAIYPGLSDKPASLSYEIQTKLLREKLGFKGIIVADELLGMRAIKEYALREAIREPVIGEIVARAFEAGTDIAVIYPPCGNTERVVSDIIKNVRQAVKEGRLDEKSINESVIRILKEKEKIFGRRLVYLVKKMPLAEKIGQKLVFDYHNDIGVFNKYNIGGVYLHDHNAIDKTQKDTKIPLFIIGQHEGGIISQYTVNSRSAYVIGKEFEVLVKKDKADVGGNMRLLCLAAHPDDEDGEALVYFREKLNYQTYLLLATRGEGGRDKISSALGDELGILRTKEEEKAASILGVRKVYYLGKTDFGYTLSVDKSLEKWGKKDTLEKLVYFIRLIRPQIIITKHNDSDPKEHGQHQALVMLAKEAFDLAGDPKAYPGMIRDGLLPWQPLKFYQRSTNNEADAADNQLKINSAEYIPAERKTIHQIAFKSLTQHRSQSNWEHLRTNIPKLIRYQLVKSGSCSEKENYF; translated from the coding sequence CTGGTTTTTTCCCCCCACCCCGACGATGAAACCCTCGCCTGCGGCGGCTCCATTAGCAAGGCAATCAAAGAAAATAAAAAGGTAAAAGTTATCTTTATGACTAACGGTGACGCGTATCCGGAGTCCGCGTCGATTTGGTTAAAAAAGAAGCCGCAAGAGCTTACTGCCGAAGATTATATTGTTTTTGGCAAGGAGCGCAAAAAAGAAGCGTTGCGTGCAATAAAAATACTTGGGTTGAAGCAAAAAGACGCGATTTTTTTGAATTATCCGGATAATGGGTTGTTTTCTCTTTGGACGCAAGAAGAATTTCCGGGTAAAAAAAAATATAGTAAAAGAAACCTGCTCAACGATATTAAGAATATCCTAAGCGATTACCAGCCCAAAATAATTTATCTTCCCCATCCCGCGGATAATCATAAGGACCATCAGGCAACAACACTTTTCGTCTATCTTGCTTTAAAAGAATTAAAGGATGCAGATAAGAATAATAGCTGGATAGATTCTTTAGAGCCCTATTATTATCTTGTTCACCGGGCTCTCAACGATAATCTTTTTCAGGTACCTGCGCGCCGCCAAGACATTGTTGATTTCAAGCAGCAAAAGTTAAAAGCGTTGAACCAATACCACACTCAATTAACCAGCGATAAGGAATTTTTGGAGGGTTTTATTAAGGATAGTGAATTATTCTGGGACGTGCCAAAAGATAAGCCAGTATATCTTAATAATCTTGAGACGGAATGGCAAGGAATAGCCGAATATATGCGGAGCAAGGGTTATAATGTGAATTTTGCTCCCGTAGTAGATGTCGCGGATAATATTGAAAACATGAACAATCCTTTGGTGAAAAAACAACGGATGTATTCGCAAGACCCGCGAGTTGTCAGCGAAGTGGCTTGCGCGATAATCAGCGGAATGATTAAAGGCAAGATAATCCCGGTGCTAAAACATTTTCCCGGCTTAGGCCGAGTCGATGATGATACCCATCTTATGTTGCCTAAAGCAACCGTATCCGATACGGAACTTTATAAAAGAGATCTTTTTCCTTTTAGCGAACTCATTAAGAAATATCCCGGTATATGGATAATGATTGACCATGCGATTTATCCCGGTTTAAGTGATAAGCCTGCTTCGTTATCTTATGAAATTCAAACTAAACTTTTGCGCGAAAAGTTGGGTTTTAAAGGAATAATTGTCGCGGATGAGCTATTAGGAATGCGGGCAATCAAGGAATATGCTTTAAGAGAGGCAATTAGAGAGCCTGTTATCGGCGAGATTGTAGCCAGGGCATTTGAAGCCGGAACGGATATTGCCGTAATTTATCCGCCTTGCGGTAATACCGAAAGAGTTGTTTCTGATATAATTAAAAACGTAAGGCAAGCGGTAAAGGAGGGCCGGCTCGATGAAAAAAGCATCAATGAATCAGTTATCCGGATACTCAAAGAAAAAGAAAAGATTTTTGGCAGGCGTCTGGTTTATTTAGTAAAAAAAATGCCGCTTGCCGAAAAAATCGGGCAGAAGCTCGTATTCGATTATCATAACGATATAGGCGTATTTAATAAATATAATATCGGCGGGGTTTATCTGCACGACCATAATGCCATAGATAAAACACAAAAAGATACTAAAATACCGCTATTTATAATCGGCCAACATGAAGGGGGCATAATTAGCCAGTATACGGTTAATAGCCGCAGTGCTTACGTGATTGGTAAAGAGTTCGAGGTGCTGGTAAAAAAAGATAAGGCGGATGTCGGGGGGAATATGCGCCTGCTCTGTTTAGCCGCGCATCCCGACGATGAAGACGGCGAAGCGCTGGTTTATTTCCGCGAAAAATTGAATTACCAAACTTACCTGCTTTTGGCTACGCGGGGAGAAGGGGGTAGGGATAAAATAAGTTCCGCTCTTGGCGATGAATTGGGGATTTTGCGCACCAAAGAGGAGGAGAAAGCCGCTTCGATTTTAGGGGTAAGAAAGGTTTATTATTTAGGCAAGACAGATTTCGGTTACACCCTCTCAGTCGATAAGTCTCTTGAAAAATGGGGTAAAAAAGATACCCTGGAAAAATTAGTTTATTTTATCCGCCTGATCAGGCCGCAGATAATCATTACCAAACACAATGACTCGGATCCCAAAGAGCACGGTCAGCATCAAGCTTTGGTTATGCTTGCCAAAGAGGCGTTTGATTTAGCCGGCGACCCAAAAGCTTATCCCGGGATGATCAGGGATGGGTTATTGCCCTGGCAGCCGCTTAAGTTTTATCAACGCTCAACAAACAATGAAGCGGATGCGGCAGATAACCAACTTAAAATTAATTCCGCAGAATATATCCCGGCGGAACGGAAAACAATTCATCAGATCGCTTTTAAGTCATTGACCCAGCACCGCAGCCAGAGTAATTGGGAGCATTTAAGGACAAATATCCCAAAGCTAATCCGCTATCAATTGGTTAAATCCGGAAGCTGTTCAGAGAAAGAAAATTATTTTTAA
- a CDS encoding Tad domain-containing protein, giving the protein MNFFRKNQPLNQRSQIAVIITFVIAVIFLFIAVFINLAKVSQTKTTTSTAADKAALSLASQLGSMSHYYKDKVLKLSGSSCATPPCQACDTDWLSLATIIVAIVGVAVGIFIPPVALGAAVIMGAIAINSALLGGINTKFKEMTGYNASRESTLFQALRDTQSDDVELKSMGAGLFRDAETGKVYDLSTIPEMRNEKKVSRFAAWYYFLRLPLVGDEAMKRSLDIFLLEGIRRFVDVDEWDSNQWKINKLSYVIGPGNGSSNYDVTCSASCPDWVKTPAQGLLRMVRMDTSDNVYGGFLKDKLLSLLQRLECAYGLTFCSSLGICSSLTVSCGDVNNLIEDLREFLLRSKEVLNLPVSKRLEQLTQWFPLWYNFKYHCDHRWFKDSSGNCIDPNSDPNLNDDYKYDIYLRLTRDQIKIKSWIAELQTLNNNRIVPDIAKKHGECTWGRGASVSSTCYTQYGCSTSECGCHCCGSDCSDCCCNTCCYPSSRKSPCAWEGTYYTCDQNPPVCRSGDLYGAVPGWCGSRADHAGCHSNCGCDVQNFDTTTGGAKDFQGQLSWRPPMAGNSDGTDKPTEVDQAIRILGALNDDLARIKTSIGDLADSVAANLSNTDAKRNEIIYAWKDKPKADGSQQFSHFVKVKITGYPEKLPNITESTGWGWVGIIPAPQKCRTLNDYQGDFTISTWRYDQDQPTDIAGWKLKRRKTPSTAEFVPAQLEKIVADVQDNAKIDSTQSYVASILDYSIASCSQAHYGPEKSDIYITGTQCE; this is encoded by the coding sequence ATGAATTTCTTCCGCAAAAACCAACCACTAAACCAACGCAGCCAGATTGCCGTGATTATCACCTTTGTCATCGCGGTGATTTTTTTATTTATCGCGGTATTTATAAACCTCGCCAAAGTAAGTCAGACTAAGACTACAACCAGCACTGCCGCGGATAAGGCCGCTTTGAGTTTAGCTTCGCAGCTGGGCAGTATGAGCCATTATTATAAGGATAAAGTGTTAAAGCTAAGCGGTTCGTCTTGTGCCACTCCTCCCTGCCAGGCATGTGACACTGATTGGTTGAGTTTAGCGACAATAATAGTGGCAATAGTTGGAGTTGCAGTTGGTATTTTTATTCCTCCAGTAGCACTTGGTGCCGCCGTTATAATGGGTGCGATTGCTATCAATTCGGCATTGCTCGGTGGAATAAACACGAAATTTAAGGAAATGACTGGATACAATGCTTCTCGAGAGAGTACATTATTCCAGGCCCTTCGCGATACCCAAAGCGATGATGTTGAGTTAAAAAGTATGGGGGCAGGCCTTTTTCGTGATGCGGAAACCGGCAAGGTTTACGATTTAAGTACTATTCCTGAAATGCGCAATGAAAAGAAAGTAAGCAGATTTGCCGCTTGGTATTATTTTTTGAGGCTTCCTTTGGTAGGCGACGAGGCGATGAAAAGAAGTTTAGATATATTTTTATTGGAGGGGATAAGGAGGTTTGTTGATGTGGATGAGTGGGATTCCAACCAATGGAAGATTAATAAGTTATCTTATGTGATTGGACCAGGTAATGGAAGCAGCAATTACGATGTGACCTGCTCCGCATCCTGCCCGGATTGGGTAAAAACCCCCGCGCAAGGACTGTTAAGAATGGTAAGGATGGATACTTCGGATAATGTCTACGGTGGATTTTTAAAGGATAAACTTCTTAGCTTATTACAGCGGTTAGAATGCGCATATGGTTTAACCTTTTGTAGCTCATTAGGGATATGCAGCAGTCTGACAGTAAGTTGCGGCGACGTAAATAACCTGATTGAAGATTTGAGAGAGTTTTTGTTAAGAAGCAAAGAGGTGTTAAACCTGCCGGTTTCTAAGCGGCTCGAACAATTAACACAATGGTTTCCGCTATGGTATAATTTTAAATATCATTGCGATCATCGATGGTTTAAAGACAGCTCGGGTAACTGTATCGATCCAAATAGCGACCCCAACCTAAATGACGACTATAAATACGATATTTATTTGCGCTTGACCCGCGACCAGATTAAAATTAAGAGTTGGATTGCCGAGCTGCAAACTTTAAACAATAATAGAATTGTTCCGGATATAGCAAAGAAACACGGGGAATGTACTTGGGGCAGAGGTGCTTCAGTTAGTAGTACCTGTTATACGCAATACGGTTGCAGCACTTCTGAATGCGGTTGTCACTGTTGCGGCAGCGATTGCAGCGATTGTTGCTGTAATACCTGTTGTTATCCGTCTTCTAGAAAATCACCCTGTGCTTGGGAAGGAACATATTATACTTGCGATCAGAATCCGCCCGTCTGTAGGAGTGGAGATTTATATGGCGCAGTCCCAGGCTGGTGCGGTTCTCGCGCAGACCATGCAGGGTGCCATAGTAACTGTGGATGTGATGTCCAAAATTTTGATACTACTACTGGTGGAGCAAAAGATTTCCAAGGCCAGTTATCCTGGCGTCCTCCTATGGCGGGAAATTCGGATGGCACTGATAAGCCGACTGAAGTTGATCAGGCAATCAGAATCCTGGGTGCCTTAAATGATGATCTCGCCAGGATAAAGACGTCTATTGGTGATTTAGCGGATAGCGTAGCGGCTAATCTGTCCAACACAGACGCTAAAAGAAATGAGATTATTTATGCCTGGAAGGATAAGCCCAAGGCGGATGGCAGCCAGCAATTTTCTCACTTTGTCAAAGTAAAGATTACTGGTTACCCTGAGAAATTACCCAATATTACTGAAAGTACGGGATGGGGGTGGGTAGGAATTATTCCTGCTCCACAGAAGTGCCGCACGTTAAACGATTACCAGGGTGATTTTACGATAAGCACCTGGCGTTATGACCAGGATCAGCCAACGGATATAGCCGGATGGAAACTGAAGCGCAGGAAAACACCCTCTACCGCTGAATTTGTCCCTGCACAATTAGAAAAAATAGTAGCGGATGTCCAGGATAACGCTAAGATAGATTCAACCCAAAGTTATGTTGCTTCGATTTTAGACTACTCGATTGCCAGTTGCAGCCAAGCGCATTACGGACCGGAAAAAAGCGACATTTATATAACCGGAACTCAATGTGAATAA
- a CDS encoding tetratricopeptide repeat protein — MNIGKYNLRKASINIFAALLFITANAYAQDPEKEMFDKGNDYFKSKLYDRAISAFNTAIQIKPGYSAAYYHRGRAYAENGDIDQAISDYAKAIELNANYTKAYYRRGLAYAKKGDLDQAISDYAKAIELDPKLAGAYNNRASAYFLKQEYNKCWEDVHRLEALGEKPHPEFLEQLKKLSGRER; from the coding sequence ATGAATATAGGAAAATATAATTTGCGCAAGGCAAGTATAAATATTTTTGCAGCGTTACTTTTTATTACCGCCAATGCTTATGCCCAAGACCCGGAAAAGGAAATGTTCGATAAAGGCAATGACTATTTTAAAAGTAAGCTCTACGATAGGGCGATTAGCGCGTTTAATACCGCCATTCAGATTAAGCCGGGTTATAGCGCCGCGTATTATCACCGGGGGCGTGCCTACGCTGAAAACGGGGACATTGACCAGGCAATCTCTGACTACGCCAAGGCAATAGAACTCAACGCTAATTATACAAAGGCATATTATCGGCGTGGCCTTGCCTATGCTAAAAAGGGTGATCTTGATCAGGCAATCTCTGACTACGCCAAGGCAATAGAACTGGATCCCAAATTAGCCGGGGCTTATAATAACCGGGCCAGCGCGTATTTTCTAAAGCAGGAATACAATAAATGCTGGGAAGATGTCCACAGGTTAGAAGCGTTGGGCGAGAAACCGCATCCTGAATTCCTTGAGCAATTGAAGAAGTTATCCGGCAGGGAAAGGTGA